From the genome of Halomonas sp. I5-271120, one region includes:
- a CDS encoding FAD-binding oxidoreductase encodes MKTLTYRTLEGDEQSLPLEAIDRLRAALHGSVITLDDASYDMLRQLWNGMLDRHPALIARCLGANDVAQAINFARDHAMRLSVRGGGHHIAGNAIAEQGMTIDLSALRNVRVDPRRRTARVDPGALLGDLDRETQAFGLATPLGINATTGVAGLCLGGGFGWLTRRHGLTADNLLSADIVTADGQRHWVSASEEPDLFWAIRGGGGNFGVVTSFEFQLHPVGPDVYAGLVVYPFDQAERVMRAWRDFTQTAPDELSVWAVLRQAPPLPFLPESAHGQPVVVFALLYAGEIAEGERLAAPVLAFGTPLGEHLGAQPYTAFQSAFDPLLTPGARNYWKSHDFARLDDEALAALIRAAETLPGPECEIFAAQLGGAMARVEPSATAYAGRNATYVVNVHGRWQAAEDDARCRDWARQAFTSLAPFATGGGYVNFLTEDEGDRVAAAYGINFARLQAIKQQVDPGNLFRMNLNIPPQVGEVAA; translated from the coding sequence ATGAAGACACTTACCTACCGGACTCTGGAGGGCGATGAACAGTCATTGCCCCTAGAAGCCATTGACCGCCTGCGCGCCGCCCTTCACGGCAGCGTGATCACCCTGGACGATGCCAGCTATGACATGCTGCGCCAGCTGTGGAATGGCATGCTGGACCGGCACCCTGCACTGATCGCCCGCTGCCTGGGCGCCAATGACGTCGCCCAGGCCATTAACTTCGCCCGCGATCATGCCATGCGGCTCAGCGTGCGGGGAGGTGGCCATCATATCGCCGGCAATGCCATCGCCGAGCAAGGCATGACTATCGACCTTTCGGCGCTGCGCAACGTGCGGGTGGATCCGCGCCGACGGACTGCCCGGGTCGATCCTGGCGCCCTGCTCGGCGATCTCGACCGGGAGACCCAGGCCTTCGGGCTGGCCACACCACTGGGCATCAACGCCACTACCGGGGTCGCTGGCCTCTGCCTGGGCGGGGGATTCGGCTGGCTGACGCGGCGCCACGGCCTGACCGCTGACAATCTACTGAGCGCCGACATTGTCACCGCCGATGGTCAGCGCCACTGGGTCTCGGCCAGCGAGGAGCCCGACCTTTTCTGGGCCATTCGCGGTGGCGGCGGCAACTTCGGCGTCGTGACCTCCTTCGAGTTCCAGCTCCACCCGGTGGGCCCCGACGTTTACGCGGGCCTGGTGGTCTACCCCTTCGATCAGGCCGAGCGGGTGATGCGCGCCTGGCGGGACTTCACCCAGACCGCTCCTGACGAACTCAGCGTCTGGGCAGTGCTCCGCCAGGCCCCACCGCTGCCCTTCCTGCCCGAATCCGCCCATGGCCAACCGGTAGTGGTATTTGCCCTGCTCTATGCCGGTGAGATCGCCGAGGGCGAACGCCTGGCGGCTCCAGTACTTGCCTTCGGCACCCCGCTCGGCGAGCATCTCGGCGCCCAGCCCTACACCGCTTTCCAGTCGGCCTTCGACCCCCTGCTCACCCCGGGCGCACGCAACTATTGGAAGTCCCACGATTTCGCTCGGCTCGATGATGAGGCTCTCGCGGCGCTGATCCGCGCGGCCGAGACACTGCCCGGCCCGGAGTGCGAGATCTTCGCCGCCCAGTTGGGCGGCGCCATGGCCCGGGTTGAGCCCAGCGCCACCGCCTACGCGGGACGCAACGCCACCTATGTCGTGAATGTTCATGGCCGTTGGCAAGCCGCCGAGGACGATGCCCGCTGCCGCGACTGGGCCCGCCAGGCCTTTACGTCCCTGGCGCCCTTCGCCACGGGCGGCGGTTATGTGAACTTCCTCACCGAGGATGAAGGCGACCGGGTGGCGGCGGCCTACGGGATCAACTTTGCCCGCCTACAGGCCATCAAGCAGCAGGTCGACCCCGGCAACCTGTTCCGCATGAACCTCAACATCCCTCCGCAAGTCGGCGAGGTGGCAGCCTGA
- the gatA gene encoding Asp-tRNA(Asn)/Glu-tRNA(Gln) amidotransferase subunit GatA has protein sequence MHDMTLTELARALEAGEFTSRQLTESLLARVERLDGDLNSFISVTAEQALAAADAADAARGRGEAGPLTGLPLALKDIFCTQDVRTSCGSKMLDNFVAPYDAHVVEKLKTAGTVSLGKTNMDEFAMGSSNENSYYGPVKNPWDLTAVPGGSSGGSAAAVAAGLVPAALGTDTGGSIRQPAAFCGITGLKPTYGRVSRYGMVAYASSLDQAGPMARTAEDCALLLSAIAGHDLRDSTSVARGVPDYRAELGASLSGLKIGLPKEYFGDGLDPAVESAIREAVKVYESLGATVQEVSLPHTHHAIPAYYVIAPAEASSNLSRYDGVRFGHRCDAPKDLEDLYKRSRAEGFGDEVKRRILIGTHTLSEGFFDAYYKKAQQVRRLIRQDFMDAFEQVDVLMGPSTPTPAFDLGANKDPVSMYLQDIYTIAINLAGIPGISVPAGAVNGRPVGLQILGPHFAESQLLNVAHQFQQVTDWHQQRPAFGKENA, from the coding sequence ATGCATGACATGACCCTGACCGAGCTTGCCCGCGCCCTCGAGGCCGGCGAGTTCACCAGCCGCCAATTGACCGAATCGTTGCTCGCACGCGTCGAGCGCCTCGACGGCGACCTCAACAGCTTCATCAGCGTGACCGCCGAGCAGGCACTGGCCGCCGCCGATGCCGCCGACGCCGCCCGCGGCCGCGGCGAAGCCGGCCCGCTCACCGGCCTTCCGCTGGCCCTGAAAGACATCTTCTGCACCCAGGATGTACGGACCAGCTGTGGCTCGAAGATGCTCGACAATTTCGTTGCGCCCTATGACGCGCATGTGGTCGAGAAGCTCAAGACCGCCGGCACCGTGAGCCTTGGCAAGACCAACATGGACGAGTTCGCCATGGGCTCCTCCAACGAAAACAGCTACTATGGCCCGGTCAAGAACCCCTGGGATCTCACCGCCGTGCCCGGTGGCAGCTCCGGTGGCAGTGCCGCCGCCGTGGCTGCAGGCCTGGTACCGGCGGCGCTGGGTACCGACACCGGCGGCTCGATTCGCCAGCCGGCCGCCTTCTGCGGCATTACCGGCCTGAAGCCCACCTATGGGCGCGTCTCCCGCTACGGCATGGTGGCCTACGCCTCGAGCCTCGATCAGGCCGGCCCCATGGCCCGCACCGCCGAGGACTGCGCACTGCTGCTGAGCGCCATCGCCGGGCATGACCTGCGCGACTCCACCAGCGTGGCCCGTGGTGTGCCCGACTATCGCGCCGAGCTTGGCGCGTCGCTGTCCGGCCTCAAGATCGGCCTACCCAAGGAATACTTCGGCGATGGCCTGGACCCGGCGGTTGAGAGCGCCATTCGCGAGGCGGTCAAGGTCTACGAATCCCTCGGCGCTACCGTGCAGGAAGTCAGCCTGCCGCATACCCATCACGCCATCCCAGCCTACTACGTCATCGCCCCGGCCGAGGCGTCCTCGAACCTGTCCCGCTATGACGGCGTGCGCTTCGGTCATCGCTGCGACGCGCCCAAGGATCTCGAGGATCTCTACAAGCGCTCCCGGGCCGAAGGCTTCGGCGACGAGGTCAAGCGCCGCATCCTGATCGGCACTCACACCCTCTCCGAAGGCTTCTTCGACGCCTACTACAAGAAGGCCCAACAGGTTCGCCGCCTGATCCGCCAGGATTTCATGGACGCCTTCGAACAAGTCGACGTGCTGATGGGCCCGTCGACGCCGACGCCGGCCTTTGACCTGGGCGCCAACAAGGACCCGGTGTCCATGTACCTGCAGGACATCTACACCATTGCCATCAACCTGGCTGGCATTCCCGGCATCAGCGTGCCGGCAGGCGCCGTCAACGGCCGCCCGGTGGGTCTGCAGATCCTCGGCCCGCACTTCGCCGAATCGCAGCTACTCAACGTCGCCCACCAGTTCCAGCAGGTCACCGACTGGCACCAGCAACGCCCGGCCTTCGGCAAGGAGAACGCATGA
- a CDS encoding DUF6435 family protein encodes MFGIFKSDPTKKLQKAYERKLEQAMEAARNGDMHANASLTAEAEALREQIEAHKSG; translated from the coding sequence ATGTTTGGGATCTTCAAGAGCGACCCGACCAAGAAGCTGCAGAAGGCCTATGAGCGCAAGCTTGAGCAGGCCATGGAAGCCGCCCGCAATGGCGACATGCACGCCAATGCCTCCTTGACCGCCGAAGCGGAAGCCCTGCGAGAGCAGATCGAGGCGCACAAGAGCGGCTGA
- the gatB gene encoding Asp-tRNA(Asn)/Glu-tRNA(Gln) amidotransferase subunit GatB, producing MQWETVIGLEVHVQLATRSKIFSGASTAFGAEPNSQACAVDLGLPGVLPVLNESAVAMAVQFGLGIDAEIPEVSIFDRKNYFYPDLPKGYQTSQMYHPIVGPGEVEITLDDGETKRIRVHHAHLEEDAGKSLHEDFHGMTGVDLNRAGTPLLEIVSEPDMRSAKEAAAYLKAIHSIVTYLGISDGNMAEGSMRCDVNVSVRPKGQEAFGTRAEIKNVNSFRFVERAIAFEVERQVELLEDGGKVVQETRLYDPDADETRSMRTKEEANDYRYFPCPDLLPVVLDDAYVDHLRTSLPELPAEKRARFQGELGLSAYDAGVLSATRAMADFFEGVKDVCGDAKLAANWVQGEFAGRLNKEGLEIASSPVSATQLGELVARVKDETINGKAAKQVFAALWDGEGDSADAIIEARGLKQVTDTGAIEAMIDQVIADSPVQVAQYRDAEPDKRGKMIGYFVGQVMKASRGTANPQQVNGLLKEKLDALC from the coding sequence ATGCAATGGGAAACCGTGATCGGCCTAGAGGTCCACGTCCAGCTGGCCACCCGCTCGAAGATCTTCTCCGGGGCCTCCACCGCCTTCGGCGCCGAGCCCAACAGCCAGGCCTGCGCCGTTGATCTGGGCCTGCCCGGGGTCCTGCCGGTGCTCAACGAGTCCGCCGTGGCCATGGCGGTGCAGTTCGGGCTCGGCATCGATGCCGAGATTCCCGAGGTCTCGATCTTCGATCGCAAGAACTACTTCTACCCGGACCTGCCCAAGGGCTACCAGACCAGCCAGATGTATCACCCGATCGTCGGGCCGGGCGAGGTCGAGATCACCCTCGATGACGGCGAAACGAAGCGCATCCGCGTTCATCACGCCCACCTCGAGGAAGACGCCGGCAAGTCGCTGCACGAGGACTTCCATGGCATGACCGGGGTCGACCTGAACCGCGCCGGCACACCGCTTCTGGAGATCGTCTCAGAGCCCGACATGCGCTCTGCCAAGGAAGCCGCGGCCTACCTGAAGGCGATCCACTCCATCGTCACCTACCTTGGCATCTCGGATGGCAACATGGCCGAGGGCTCGATGCGCTGCGACGTCAACGTCTCGGTGCGTCCCAAGGGGCAGGAGGCCTTCGGCACCCGCGCCGAGATCAAGAACGTCAACTCCTTCCGCTTCGTCGAGCGCGCCATCGCCTTCGAGGTCGAACGCCAGGTCGAACTGCTCGAGGACGGCGGCAAGGTCGTGCAGGAAACGCGCCTGTACGACCCCGACGCCGACGAGACCCGCAGCATGCGCACCAAGGAGGAGGCCAACGACTACCGTTACTTCCCCTGCCCCGACCTGCTGCCAGTGGTGCTCGATGACGCCTACGTGGACCACCTGCGCACCTCGCTGCCGGAACTGCCCGCAGAGAAACGCGCACGCTTCCAGGGCGAGCTGGGGCTGTCCGCCTACGATGCCGGCGTGCTCTCGGCGACCCGCGCCATGGCCGATTTCTTCGAGGGGGTGAAGGACGTCTGCGGCGATGCCAAGCTGGCCGCCAACTGGGTACAGGGCGAATTCGCCGGCCGCCTCAACAAGGAAGGCCTGGAGATCGCCTCGAGTCCGGTATCGGCTACCCAGCTTGGCGAGCTGGTGGCGCGGGTCAAGGACGAGACCATCAACGGCAAGGCCGCCAAGCAGGTCTTCGCCGCGCTGTGGGACGGTGAAGGCGACAGCGCCGATGCGATCATCGAGGCCCGCGGCCTCAAGCAGGTCACCGACACCGGCGCCATCGAGGCGATGATCGATCAGGTGATCGCTGACAGCCCGGTGCAGGTCGCCCAGTATCGCGATGCAGAACCGGATAAGCGCGGCAAGATGATCGGCTACTTCGTCGGCCAGGTCATGAAGGCCTCCCGCGGCACCGCGAATCCCCAGCAGGTCAACGGCTTACTCAAGGAAAAGCTCGACGCCCTGTGCTGA
- the gatC gene encoding Asp-tRNA(Asn)/Glu-tRNA(Gln) amidotransferase subunit GatC has product MALEPQDVQRAAHLARLGLDETDADRYVDDLTRILEMADQLQAVDTDGVAPLAHPLDATQRLRADEVTETDQRERFQRNAPAVENGLYLVPRVVE; this is encoded by the coding sequence ATGGCGCTTGAACCGCAAGACGTGCAGCGCGCGGCGCATCTGGCCCGACTGGGCCTTGATGAGACAGACGCCGACCGCTATGTCGACGACCTGACCCGTATTCTCGAGATGGCCGACCAGCTTCAGGCGGTCGACACCGACGGCGTGGCCCCGTTGGCGCACCCGCTGGATGCCACTCAGCGTCTGCGCGCCGACGAGGTCACCGAGACCGACCAGCGCGAGCGCTTCCAACGCAACGCCCCGGCGGTAGAGAACGGCCTCTACTTGGTGCCCCGCGTCGTCGAATGA
- a CDS encoding PotD/PotF family extracellular solute-binding protein has product MLHSLPRPFLRSVRLAWPLIGLMLAGGAQAADDKLYLFNWTEYMDPAIIDAFEERYDVEVVQNYFNSLPEMFAKLNAGGVSQYDVIVPSNYYVPRLIETGLVQPLDKTKLSHLDNVLDTFQDPGYDPGGDYSVPYQWGTTGIIYNTDTFPDAPKSWSLLFDSDENPDYPFAVAGDGQVTMGGACAYLGHGYDCTGLDAWREAAKLLIETKGRDTFSGFTDGTPALQQLSRGVVHAAMSFNGDYLAFKEEDPEGFANTAFMIPDEGAEMWVDTMMIPAEAPNPDLAHAFIDFLLEAKVGAQLSNYNYYASPNAAAEPYLDAVLTQPPVQPSDEDMQRLRFIPSLAGDELQIFQQLWSEVQAR; this is encoded by the coding sequence ATGCTGCATTCGCTTCCTCGTCCCTTCCTTCGTTCGGTCCGCCTGGCCTGGCCACTCATCGGCCTGATGCTGGCCGGCGGCGCTCAGGCCGCAGACGACAAGCTCTATCTGTTCAACTGGACCGAGTACATGGACCCGGCGATCATCGATGCCTTCGAGGAGCGCTACGATGTCGAGGTGGTGCAGAACTATTTCAACTCTTTGCCGGAGATGTTTGCCAAGCTCAATGCTGGCGGCGTGTCCCAGTATGACGTGATCGTGCCGTCCAACTACTATGTGCCGCGCCTGATCGAGACCGGCCTGGTGCAGCCCCTGGACAAGACGAAGCTTTCGCACCTCGATAACGTCTTGGACACCTTCCAAGACCCCGGTTATGACCCGGGCGGCGACTACAGCGTGCCCTACCAGTGGGGCACCACCGGCATCATCTACAACACCGACACCTTCCCCGACGCGCCGAAGAGCTGGTCGCTGCTGTTCGATTCGGACGAGAATCCGGATTACCCCTTCGCGGTAGCGGGCGATGGGCAGGTGACCATGGGTGGGGCCTGCGCCTATCTCGGCCATGGCTATGACTGCACAGGCCTGGATGCCTGGCGGGAGGCGGCGAAGCTTCTGATCGAGACCAAGGGACGTGACACCTTCAGCGGCTTCACCGACGGCACCCCGGCGCTGCAGCAGCTGTCCCGCGGCGTGGTGCATGCGGCGATGAGCTTCAACGGCGACTATCTGGCTTTCAAGGAAGAAGATCCCGAGGGTTTCGCGAATACCGCCTTCATGATCCCCGATGAAGGAGCCGAGATGTGGGTCGATACCATGATGATTCCCGCCGAGGCGCCAAACCCCGATCTCGCCCATGCCTTCATCGACTTCCTGCTCGAAGCGAAGGTAGGCGCCCAGCTGTCGAACTACAACTACTACGCAAGCCCCAATGCGGCTGCTGAGCCGTATCTGGACGCGGTGCTGACCCAGCCGCCGGTGCAGCCAAGCGATGAGGACATGCAGCGGCTGCGCTTCATCCCGAGCCTTGCAGGCGACGAGCTGCAGATCTTCCAGCAGCTATGGTCAGAAGTTCAGGCGCGCTAA
- a CDS encoding glycine zipper 2TM domain-containing protein: MNKSIVIGSTLSVLGLGGLAVGAYQVSSYSQAPEPVYADILQVEAATRTVETPRQVCENVVVSQQAPSRDPNRIIGTAAGAIVGGLLGNQVGGGNGKKIATVAGAVGGGLAGREVQGRIEAGQTSTTTRQECHTVTDTRQEHLGYDVEYRVDGQVFSARLDEAPQGNRVLMQNGQPQWQAGQATSQGDSQG, translated from the coding sequence ATGAACAAGTCCATCGTGATTGGTAGCACCCTGTCAGTTCTCGGTCTTGGCGGCTTGGCGGTGGGGGCCTATCAGGTCAGCAGCTATTCCCAAGCGCCTGAGCCGGTCTATGCCGACATCCTGCAGGTCGAGGCGGCGACGCGAACCGTCGAGACGCCGCGCCAGGTCTGCGAGAACGTGGTGGTCAGCCAGCAGGCGCCCAGCCGCGACCCCAATCGCATCATCGGCACCGCCGCGGGTGCCATCGTCGGCGGCCTGCTCGGCAATCAGGTCGGCGGTGGTAATGGCAAGAAGATCGCCACTGTGGCCGGTGCCGTGGGCGGTGGCCTGGCGGGGCGCGAGGTTCAGGGGCGCATCGAGGCCGGTCAGACCAGCACCACCACCCGACAAGAGTGCCACACCGTCACCGATACCCGTCAGGAGCACCTGGGGTATGACGTGGAATACCGGGTCGATGGTCAGGTCTTCAGCGCCCGTCTCGATGAGGCGCCCCAGGGCAACCGGGTGTTGATGCAGAACGGCCAGCCCCAGTGGCAGGCTGGTCAGGCAACGTCTCAGGGTGACTCTCAGGGCTGA